The proteins below are encoded in one region of Fibrella aestuarina BUZ 2:
- a CDS encoding sensor histidine kinase yields the protein MSLSPRIIALLLALLIAGLTMAFLAFVPGTTGSMLFVVGTSSFLLSFFLVMYTIDILVYREITKLYDAIRRLKVKDFSISRKSILKTGNPFKKLNDEIFVYVAKKQREIDELKRMEQFRREFLADVSHELKTPIFAAQGFIHTLIDGAVDDEFVRDKFLAKAARSLDGLDALVKDLVALSQLETGELRMHFERVDMRQLIEEIFEQLESLARARTTSLRLKAPQGPIWVKADRQRMTQVMINLIQNAVKYGNDNGRVIVALDEDGKKHIQVSVKDDGPGIPPEHLSRIFERFYRVEKSRSKEQGGTGLGLAIVKHILNAHKSKITVLSRLEKGTEFRFKLDKE from the coding sequence ATGTCCTTATCTCCCCGCATTATTGCCCTCTTGCTGGCCCTGCTCATTGCGGGGCTGACGATGGCCTTTCTGGCCTTTGTGCCGGGCACAACGGGCAGTATGCTGTTTGTCGTAGGTACGTCGTCGTTTCTGCTGTCGTTTTTTCTGGTCATGTACACCATCGATATTCTGGTGTACCGCGAAATCACGAAGCTCTATGACGCCATCCGCCGGCTGAAGGTCAAAGACTTCTCCATATCGCGCAAATCCATCCTGAAAACAGGCAATCCGTTTAAAAAGCTGAACGACGAGATTTTCGTGTACGTCGCCAAAAAGCAGCGGGAGATCGACGAGTTGAAACGGATGGAGCAGTTTCGGCGGGAGTTTCTGGCCGATGTATCGCATGAGTTGAAGACCCCCATTTTTGCTGCGCAGGGCTTTATTCACACCCTGATCGACGGGGCGGTGGACGATGAGTTCGTGCGCGACAAGTTCCTGGCCAAAGCCGCCCGCAGCCTCGACGGCCTCGATGCGCTCGTGAAAGACCTGGTGGCGCTTTCGCAGCTTGAAACCGGCGAGTTGCGCATGCATTTTGAGCGCGTGGATATGCGGCAATTAATCGAAGAAATTTTCGAGCAACTAGAAAGTCTGGCCCGCGCCCGTACGACCAGCCTGAGGCTTAAAGCCCCCCAGGGCCCGATCTGGGTCAAGGCCGACCGGCAACGCATGACCCAGGTGATGATCAACCTGATTCAGAACGCTGTCAAATACGGCAACGACAACGGCCGCGTGATCGTTGCGCTCGATGAAGACGGCAAAAAGCACATTCAGGTATCGGTGAAAGACGACGGCCCCGGCATTCCGCCCGAGCACCTCAGCCGCATCTTCGAGCGGTTTTATCGCGTTGAAAAGAGCCGCTCCAAAGAGCAGGGCGGTACCGGGCTGGGCCTCGCCATTGTGAAGCACATTTTGAACGCCCACAAATCGAAGATCACGGTGTTGAGCCGCCTCGAGAAAGGGACCGAATTCCGCTTTAAGCTGGACAAGGAATAG
- a CDS encoding response regulator transcription factor, whose amino-acid sequence MSTAKASQQAHRVLVVDDDPDIVELLEYNLRKEGYDVETAPDGRKAVEQAKTFTPELVLMDIMMPHLDGIEAGRQLRAIPELRNTYILYLTARSEEYSEVAAFEVGADDYITKPIKPRALMSRINALFRREAQKADTGDLIQIADLTINRQNYSVNRGDQTIILPKKEFELFFHLAQTPNKVFSREELLQKIWGADIYVLERTVDVHIRKLREKIGEGYIRTLKGVGYMFEIA is encoded by the coding sequence ATGAGTACGGCAAAAGCCTCTCAGCAAGCCCATCGTGTACTGGTCGTCGATGACGACCCCGATATCGTTGAACTGCTGGAATATAACCTTCGCAAGGAGGGTTACGACGTTGAAACGGCTCCTGATGGCCGTAAGGCCGTTGAACAAGCCAAAACCTTCACACCCGAGCTGGTGCTGATGGACATCATGATGCCCCACCTCGATGGGATCGAAGCCGGTCGGCAACTCCGTGCCATTCCGGAACTGCGCAATACCTACATCCTTTACCTGACGGCCCGTTCGGAAGAATATTCGGAAGTAGCGGCCTTTGAAGTGGGCGCCGATGATTATATCACCAAGCCCATCAAACCCCGCGCGCTGATGAGCCGTATCAACGCGCTGTTTCGTCGAGAAGCCCAGAAAGCCGATACCGGCGACCTGATTCAGATTGCCGACCTGACCATCAACCGGCAGAACTACTCGGTGAACCGAGGCGATCAGACGATCATCTTGCCGAAGAAAGAGTTTGAACTGTTTTTCCACCTGGCCCAAACGCCCAACAAAGTCTTTAGCCGCGAAGAATTGCTACAAAAAATTTGGGGTGCCGATATTTACGTCCTCGAACGCACTGTCGACGTGCACATTCGTAAACTCCGCGAAAAAATCGGCGAAGGCTATATCCGAACGCTGAAAGGCGTGGGGTATATGTTTGAAATCGCGTAG
- a CDS encoding AI-2E family transporter, whose amino-acid sequence MINRATEVQQPFYIQLAAVLTSTLILIYGLYELQTLLIPLVFAILFSVLLYPLCLRLEKWRIPRIAAVLLCLVLTLAVISTLLYAVTIQISNFSEVLPQLIQKGNNALDKLQTYADANFNIDRKRQMTEGRKYLNSLLESGGAMLTSTLLATTSTITDIFIVLLFIFFFLLYRDFFRSFFYKVFGHTRRTKVDTVLGRIYEVVKDYLAGLVLVILVTGTLMTIGLMILGVDYAIFFGFFGACLVLIPYFGISLGSLLPAAYTLVTQDNPLKALGVIGVFLFVQAIEGNFITPYIVGSKVSINPLAAIIALLVWEKLWGLPGLVLALPLTAIIKVIFDAVEPMTPYGFLLGEAEKPRPPIKNLQQLTDQLPKRVKKVGQVDEKD is encoded by the coding sequence ATGATCAATCGAGCTACAGAAGTTCAACAGCCGTTTTACATCCAACTGGCGGCTGTACTAACCTCAACCCTAATTCTGATCTACGGGTTGTATGAATTGCAGACGTTGCTGATACCGCTGGTATTTGCCATTCTGTTTTCGGTCCTGCTCTATCCACTCTGTTTGCGGCTCGAAAAATGGCGTATACCCCGTATCGCGGCTGTCTTGCTGTGTCTGGTCCTGACGCTGGCTGTCATCTCCACGTTGTTGTATGCGGTCACCATTCAGATCAGCAACTTCTCGGAAGTGCTGCCTCAGCTTATTCAGAAAGGCAACAACGCGCTCGACAAGCTGCAAACCTACGCCGACGCTAATTTCAACATTGACCGTAAGCGGCAGATGACCGAGGGACGCAAGTACCTGAATAGCCTGCTGGAATCGGGCGGCGCCATGCTGACGTCTACGCTGCTGGCCACCACCAGTACGATTACCGACATCTTCATCGTACTGCTGTTTATCTTTTTCTTTCTGCTTTACCGCGACTTTTTCCGGTCGTTTTTCTACAAGGTATTTGGCCACACCCGGCGCACCAAGGTAGACACCGTGCTGGGGCGCATTTATGAGGTGGTGAAAGATTACCTGGCCGGCCTCGTGCTGGTGATTCTGGTAACGGGCACCCTGATGACCATCGGCCTGATGATCTTGGGCGTCGATTACGCTATCTTCTTCGGCTTCTTCGGGGCCTGCCTGGTGTTGATTCCTTATTTCGGTATCTCGCTGGGGTCGCTGCTACCCGCTGCCTACACCCTCGTCACGCAAGACAATCCATTGAAGGCGCTGGGCGTCATTGGCGTCTTTCTGTTCGTGCAAGCCATCGAAGGCAACTTCATCACGCCCTACATCGTGGGGTCGAAGGTGAGCATCAATCCCCTCGCTGCTATTATTGCGCTGTTGGTTTGGGAGAAATTGTGGGGCTTGCCGGGTCTGGTACTGGCGCTGCCGCTGACGGCCATCATCAAAGTGATTTTCGACGCCGTCGAACCAATGACGCCCTACGGTTTCCTGCTGGGCGAAGCGGAAAAACCACGACCACCCATTAAAAACCTGCAGCAACTGACCGACCAATTGCCCAAACGGGTGAAGAAAGTGGGGCAGGTGGATGAAAAAGATTAG
- a CDS encoding NADPH-dependent FMN reductase, giving the protein MNNVPKHILAISGSTRADSSNAQLLRIMAALAGDRWNMTFYNQLDQLPHFNPDLNRGNVPEQVSVLRAAIEAADGVIICTPEYVFSLPGSLKNLLEWLVSTTLLTDKPTALVTASASGEKAHDALQLVVGTLQARFTPATTLLISGVRGKLAPDGHLTDVPTEMALAQLVDAFTVLLSR; this is encoded by the coding sequence ATGAACAACGTACCCAAACACATACTGGCCATTTCGGGGAGCACGCGGGCCGACTCGTCGAATGCGCAGTTGCTGCGGATAATGGCAGCACTGGCGGGCGACCGCTGGAACATGACGTTTTACAACCAGCTCGATCAGCTGCCGCATTTCAACCCGGACCTCAATCGCGGCAACGTACCTGAACAGGTATCCGTACTTCGAGCGGCGATCGAGGCCGCCGATGGCGTCATCATCTGCACCCCTGAATATGTGTTCAGTCTGCCGGGTAGCCTGAAAAACCTACTGGAATGGCTGGTATCGACAACCCTGCTCACCGATAAGCCCACCGCCCTGGTTACGGCTTCGGCATCGGGCGAGAAAGCACACGATGCCCTGCAACTGGTTGTAGGTACGTTGCAGGCCCGCTTCACACCCGCCACGACGCTGCTCATCAGTGGTGTCCGAGGCAAATTAGCGCCCGACGGTCACCTTACCGACGTACCCACGGAAATGGCGCTTGCCCAACTGGTAGATGCCTTCACGGTCCTGCTTAGCCGCTAA
- a CDS encoding LON peptidase substrate-binding domain-containing protein, which translates to MFLPLFPLSLIVYPGEDLNLHIFEPRYRQLINECLDEEKTFGIPAYVDNKMPGYGTEVHITALHKRYDDGRLDVKTKGIRVFRLVDFQNPVADKLYAGGHVQPVEINPDEELRASGGGQYLTQLLDRLVKLYDLLQIEADYSLTPPDQFSYRIAHKVGLSIEQEYELLTLSTEGERQRFLIRHLDKVIPVVFDMERTKERIRMNGHFKNLDPLNF; encoded by the coding sequence ATGTTTCTGCCCTTATTCCCGCTTAGTTTGATCGTTTACCCCGGCGAAGACCTCAACCTGCACATCTTCGAGCCGCGCTATCGGCAGCTAATCAACGAGTGCCTCGACGAAGAAAAGACGTTTGGCATTCCGGCTTATGTCGACAATAAAATGCCCGGTTACGGCACCGAAGTACACATTACGGCGCTGCACAAACGCTACGACGACGGGCGCCTCGACGTGAAAACGAAAGGCATCCGCGTTTTTCGGCTGGTCGATTTTCAGAATCCGGTCGCCGACAAGCTGTATGCCGGTGGCCATGTGCAACCCGTGGAAATCAACCCCGACGAGGAACTGCGGGCCTCGGGCGGGGGCCAGTACCTGACTCAGTTGCTCGACCGGTTGGTGAAACTGTACGATCTGCTTCAAATCGAGGCCGACTACAGCCTGACGCCACCCGACCAGTTTTCGTACCGGATTGCGCACAAGGTGGGGCTCTCCATTGAGCAGGAATATGAACTGCTGACGCTGAGTACCGAAGGCGAGCGGCAGCGTTTCCTGATCCGCCACCTCGACAAAGTGATTCCGGTGGTGTTTGACATGGAACGGACCAAAGAGCGCATCCGCATGAACGGCCATTTCAAAAACCTCGATCCACTGAATTTCTGA
- a CDS encoding gliding motility lipoprotein GldH: MIRLLTGLFIGLTCWACHDPNVVYKENADIEDGKWFVKNTPTFRFQITDASQPYDIYYTLRNNLTYPYYNLYLTRYLTDERGKELESRLDELILMDPKTGKPRGKGLGDLYDNKVLMKRAYRFPKPGTYAFRIKQYMRQDPLPDVVSVGISVEKAQ, translated from the coding sequence ATGATACGACTTTTGACCGGGCTGTTTATAGGCCTTACCTGTTGGGCCTGCCATGACCCCAATGTAGTCTATAAAGAAAATGCCGACATCGAGGATGGGAAGTGGTTTGTAAAGAACACGCCTACCTTCCGTTTTCAGATTACCGACGCCAGCCAGCCCTACGATATTTATTATACCCTGCGCAACAACCTCACGTATCCGTATTACAACTTATACCTGACACGCTACCTCACCGACGAGCGGGGCAAAGAGCTGGAATCGCGCCTCGACGAGCTGATTCTGATGGACCCCAAAACCGGCAAACCGCGCGGCAAAGGGCTGGGCGATCTCTATGACAACAAGGTGCTGATGAAGCGGGCCTACCGGTTTCCGAAGCCAGGTACGTATGCGTTTCGGATCAAACAATATATGCGCCAGGACCCCCTCCCCGACGTGGTCAGCGTTGGGATCAGCGTGGAAAAAGCCCAATAA
- a CDS encoding DUF1345 domain-containing protein — protein MNQLARLDAHHRLLIGLGVAALTFAVASYYVIWPLQLLLAYDSYALTINALAWLSMTYLHPREALKAYKLQDSGRVLILIFAVAAALASFFAVIFLLDVVKQLNGQHLRLYIILSALTVINSWVLLHSLFTLRYAHLYYQHEPGEGLNFPDTKQPGYEDFAYVAFGIGMTSQVADVGPTTPAFRRLILVHSLLAFAFNTLIVALSINVVSGVLS, from the coding sequence ATGAATCAACTTGCTCGCCTCGATGCACACCATCGGCTCCTGATTGGGCTGGGTGTGGCGGCGCTCACCTTCGCCGTCGCCAGCTATTACGTAATCTGGCCATTGCAACTGCTCCTTGCCTATGACAGCTATGCGCTGACGATCAACGCGCTGGCCTGGCTATCGATGACGTACCTGCACCCACGCGAAGCCCTGAAAGCCTACAAGCTGCAGGATTCGGGGCGGGTGCTGATCCTGATATTCGCCGTTGCGGCGGCACTGGCTAGCTTCTTCGCCGTTATTTTTCTGCTCGACGTGGTCAAACAACTGAACGGGCAACACCTGCGGCTTTATATCATTCTGTCGGCGCTTACTGTAATCAACTCCTGGGTGCTCCTGCACTCACTCTTTACGCTGCGGTATGCGCATCTGTATTACCAGCACGAGCCCGGCGAGGGGCTGAATTTTCCCGATACCAAGCAGCCCGGCTACGAAGATTTCGCCTATGTCGCGTTCGGGATCGGTATGACCAGTCAGGTGGCCGACGTGGGACCGACGACCCCGGCCTTTCGGCGGCTGATTCTGGTGCATAGCCTGTTGGCGTTTGCCTTCAACACGCTCATCGTCGCCCTGAGTATTAATGTCGTTTCGGGCGTGCTCTCGTAG
- a CDS encoding DUF4301 family protein has translation MFSQTDLDQIANQGTTTDVVQQQIQHFIDGFPFLHVIRAATVGDGIIRVPEDQLTNYIHQYDAQASELTLMKFVPASGAATRMFKSLFAALDGKMDKATDGFFERLDDFAFYEDLKAAMAKDHLDLDKAVADNDRHTVLTYLLTAKGLDYGSLPKGLLKFHNYADGPRTPVEEHLVEGAAYANANGQVRLHFTVSPEHRSRFEELIQQELHDYETWLGVDFEVTFSEQKKSTDTISVNLDNTPFRNGDDTLLFRPAGHGALIENLNDIDADLVFIKNIDNVVPDELKEQTITYKKVLATVLLDAQKQLFRLQELLSGDEVSEGYLAEADEFLRTTLCVTPPADFAQRSAADRLLYYRQKLDRPIRACGMVKNVGEPGGGPFWAQNADGSVSLQVVESAQIDMDDAAQKTLFEQATHFNPVDLVCGLKNRQGQRYNLPDFRDPLTGFITAKSKDGKDLKAQELPGLWNGAMANWNTLFVEVPLITFNPVKTVNDLLRPEHQPVALED, from the coding sequence ATGTTTTCCCAAACTGACCTTGACCAAATTGCCAACCAAGGCACTACCACCGACGTTGTTCAGCAGCAGATCCAGCACTTTATCGATGGGTTTCCCTTTCTGCATGTAATCCGGGCGGCCACTGTGGGCGACGGTATCATCCGCGTACCCGAAGACCAGCTGACCAACTACATCCATCAGTACGATGCGCAGGCTAGTGAGTTGACGCTGATGAAATTTGTGCCGGCGTCTGGTGCCGCCACCCGGATGTTTAAGTCCCTGTTTGCGGCGCTGGATGGTAAGATGGATAAAGCAACCGACGGCTTTTTCGAACGCCTCGACGATTTTGCCTTCTACGAAGACCTGAAAGCGGCGATGGCCAAAGACCACCTCGACCTCGACAAGGCCGTTGCCGATAATGACCGGCATACCGTCCTGACGTACCTGCTCACCGCCAAAGGCCTCGACTACGGTAGCCTGCCCAAAGGCCTGCTCAAGTTTCATAACTACGCCGATGGGCCACGTACCCCGGTCGAAGAGCACCTGGTGGAAGGCGCAGCTTACGCCAACGCCAACGGGCAGGTTCGGTTGCACTTTACCGTTTCGCCCGAACACCGGAGCCGCTTTGAAGAACTGATTCAGCAGGAACTGCACGACTACGAAACCTGGCTGGGCGTTGACTTTGAGGTTACGTTTTCCGAACAGAAAAAGAGCACGGATACCATTTCGGTCAATCTCGACAATACCCCGTTCCGGAATGGCGACGATACGCTGCTGTTCCGGCCGGCCGGGCACGGGGCCTTGATCGAAAACCTGAACGACATCGACGCTGATCTGGTGTTTATCAAGAACATCGATAACGTGGTACCCGATGAGTTGAAAGAACAGACCATCACCTACAAAAAAGTGCTGGCGACGGTGTTGCTCGACGCCCAGAAACAACTGTTCCGCCTGCAGGAGCTGTTGAGCGGCGACGAGGTTAGCGAGGGCTACCTGGCTGAAGCCGACGAGTTTTTGCGTACGACACTCTGCGTAACGCCCCCGGCCGACTTTGCCCAGCGATCGGCCGCCGACAGGCTCCTCTATTACCGGCAAAAGCTTGATCGGCCGATTCGGGCCTGTGGGATGGTGAAAAACGTAGGCGAGCCGGGTGGTGGTCCGTTCTGGGCGCAAAACGCCGACGGTTCGGTTTCGTTGCAGGTAGTGGAGTCGGCGCAAATCGACATGGACGATGCCGCCCAGAAAACTCTGTTCGAGCAGGCTACGCACTTCAACCCTGTTGACCTGGTCTGTGGACTGAAAAACCGGCAGGGCCAACGGTACAACCTGCCCGATTTCCGCGATCCGCTGACGGGCTTCATCACGGCCAAGTCGAAAGACGGCAAAGACCTGAAAGCGCAGGAACTGCCGGGTCTCTGGAACGGCGCTATGGCCAACTGGAACACGCTGTTTGTAGAAGTACCGCTGATTACGTTCAACCCGGTCAAGACGGTCAACGACCTGCTCCGGCCCGAGCACCAGCCTGTTGCGCTGGAAGACTAA
- a CDS encoding RrF2 family transcriptional regulator: MISKKAKYAIKALKVLTEEFGKGPVLISYISARENIPKKFLEAILLELRNHGILQSQKGKGGGYLLRIDPARVNLAQVLRVIDGPIAPTPCVSLNFYVKCDDCEDEVTCALKPIMERVRDANLGVYENTTLLTFQNMESLETKEIPIGVAPNSATDASLLSA, translated from the coding sequence ATGATCTCTAAAAAAGCGAAGTATGCCATCAAGGCATTGAAGGTTCTGACCGAAGAGTTTGGCAAAGGGCCGGTTTTGATCTCGTACATCTCTGCGCGCGAGAACATTCCGAAGAAATTCCTAGAGGCTATTTTGCTGGAACTCCGCAACCACGGTATCCTGCAAAGCCAGAAAGGTAAAGGTGGTGGGTATCTGCTCCGTATCGACCCAGCCCGGGTAAACCTGGCTCAGGTGTTGCGCGTCATCGACGGCCCCATTGCACCCACGCCCTGCGTATCGCTGAACTTCTACGTCAAATGCGACGATTGCGAGGATGAGGTGACCTGTGCCCTCAAGCCCATCATGGAGCGCGTTCGCGATGCGAACCTCGGTGTCTATGAAAACACCACCTTGCTGACCTTCCAGAACATGGAGTCGTTGGAGACGAAAGAGATTCCCATCGGGGTTGCTCCGAATTCGGCCACAGACGCCAGCCTGTTGTCTGCCTAA
- a CDS encoding TIGR00266 family protein produces the protein MTSHEIDYKIIGEDIQVVEIELDPNETVIAEAGSMLFMEEGISFETRMGDGSQTSGGFLGKLMQAGSRMIMGESLFMTHFTNRGVGKRKVAFAAPYPGTVMPINLANIYQNTLIVQKDAFLCAAMGTRLSIHFNQRLGAGLFGGEGFILEKVQGDGLAFIHAGGVVMERTLNNEVLRVDTGCVVGFEPQINFSIEQAGGLRSMIFGGEGLFLATLRGTGKVWIQSMPISKLVQRLAPYSAQSHKEGGSVLGQLGNLFEG, from the coding sequence ATGACCTCACACGAAATCGACTACAAAATCATTGGCGAAGACATCCAGGTGGTTGAGATTGAACTCGACCCCAACGAGACCGTCATTGCCGAAGCAGGCAGCATGCTCTTCATGGAAGAGGGCATCTCGTTTGAAACCCGGATGGGCGACGGCTCCCAAACCAGCGGTGGCTTTCTGGGCAAGCTCATGCAGGCGGGTTCGCGCATGATCATGGGCGAGTCGCTGTTTATGACCCACTTCACTAACCGGGGTGTGGGTAAGCGAAAAGTAGCGTTTGCCGCGCCATACCCCGGCACGGTCATGCCCATCAACCTGGCCAACATTTACCAGAATACACTCATCGTGCAGAAAGACGCCTTCCTCTGCGCGGCCATGGGTACGCGGCTCAGCATTCACTTCAATCAGCGGCTCGGGGCCGGCCTGTTTGGGGGCGAAGGGTTTATCCTTGAGAAAGTGCAGGGCGATGGTCTGGCGTTTATCCACGCGGGTGGTGTCGTGATGGAGCGCACCCTCAACAACGAAGTGCTGCGCGTCGATACGGGCTGTGTGGTCGGTTTCGAGCCGCAGATTAACTTCAGCATCGAACAGGCGGGCGGGCTTCGCAGCATGATTTTCGGCGGCGAAGGCCTGTTTTTGGCCACCCTGCGCGGTACCGGCAAAGTCTGGATTCAGTCGATGCCGATCTCGAAACTCGTGCAGCGCCTGGCACCTTATAGTGCTCAATCGCACAAAGAAGGCGGCTCCGTACTGGGTCAGCTTGGCAACCTATTTGAAGGATAA
- the gltX gene encoding glutamate--tRNA ligase — MKPRVRFAPSPTGPLHIGGVRTALYNYLFARKMGGQMLLRIEDTDQNRFVPGAEQYIIEALAWVGIQIDEGQTANGPVGPDAPYRQSERQAIYQREAQRLVDEGKAYYAFDTAEELDAMRARLEAANAPAAQYNAITRMQMKNSLTLPAADVKARIDAGDPYVIRLKTPRKEEVRLNDLVRGWVNVHSSAIDDKVLLKSDGLPTYHLANVVDDHLMQITHVIRGEEWLPSAPLHVLLYRYLGWEDTMPQFAHLPLLLKPEGNGKLSKRDADLGGFPVFPLQWQDPFSGTLARGFREDGYLPEALVNFLAMLGWNPGTEQELFTMDELIEAFDIERIQKGGARFDIEKAKWFNQQYLRQRPNADLAPTVQRQAQEAGFDCSPEKAEQLVALLKERVTFATDIFPEARTIFFAPTEYDETVRAAKWNDDARRAVTAFRDALLTYDGPFEADAIKHLLSDTLTAAGIKQGKVMQAMRLALTGLGAGPDLMLTMQIIGKAEVISRLEAALSQL; from the coding sequence ATGAAACCACGCGTTCGTTTCGCGCCCAGTCCCACCGGCCCCCTGCATATCGGTGGGGTTCGCACGGCGTTATATAATTACCTGTTTGCCCGAAAAATGGGTGGGCAGATGCTCCTTCGGATCGAAGACACCGACCAGAACCGGTTTGTGCCGGGTGCCGAGCAATACATCATCGAAGCATTGGCCTGGGTCGGCATTCAGATCGACGAAGGGCAGACCGCTAATGGCCCCGTCGGCCCCGACGCACCCTATCGACAGTCGGAACGGCAGGCGATTTACCAGCGCGAGGCGCAGCGGCTCGTCGATGAAGGAAAAGCGTATTACGCCTTCGACACCGCCGAAGAGCTCGACGCCATGCGGGCCCGGCTCGAAGCCGCCAACGCCCCCGCCGCGCAGTACAACGCCATCACGCGGATGCAGATGAAGAACAGCCTCACGCTGCCCGCTGCCGACGTGAAAGCGCGCATCGACGCTGGGGATCCGTATGTAATCCGGCTCAAGACGCCGCGTAAGGAAGAAGTACGGCTCAACGATCTGGTACGCGGCTGGGTGAACGTGCACTCGTCGGCCATCGATGACAAGGTGTTGCTGAAGTCAGACGGGTTACCGACCTATCACCTCGCCAACGTGGTTGATGATCACCTCATGCAGATTACGCACGTGATCCGCGGCGAAGAATGGTTGCCGTCGGCACCGCTGCACGTGTTGCTGTATCGCTACCTCGGCTGGGAAGACACCATGCCGCAGTTTGCCCATTTGCCCCTGCTGCTCAAGCCCGAAGGCAACGGCAAACTGAGCAAACGCGACGCCGATTTGGGTGGCTTCCCGGTGTTTCCGCTCCAATGGCAGGATCCGTTCTCAGGTACGTTGGCGCGGGGCTTCCGCGAAGACGGCTACCTGCCCGAAGCGCTCGTGAACTTCCTGGCCATGCTGGGCTGGAACCCCGGTACCGAACAGGAGCTGTTCACGATGGATGAGCTGATCGAGGCCTTCGACATCGAACGGATTCAGAAAGGCGGGGCGCGTTTCGACATCGAAAAGGCAAAATGGTTCAACCAGCAGTACCTCCGGCAGCGTCCCAACGCCGATCTGGCCCCCACCGTACAGCGGCAGGCCCAGGAAGCCGGGTTTGATTGCTCACCCGAAAAAGCGGAGCAGTTGGTAGCGTTGCTGAAAGAGCGCGTGACCTTCGCCACCGATATTTTTCCCGAGGCCCGCACCATCTTCTTCGCCCCTACTGAGTACGACGAGACCGTTCGGGCAGCCAAGTGGAATGACGACGCCCGCCGGGCTGTCACGGCTTTCCGCGATGCGCTGTTGACGTACGACGGTCCGTTCGAAGCCGATGCCATCAAGCATTTGCTGTCGGATACCCTGACGGCGGCGGGCATCAAGCAAGGCAAAGTGATGCAGGCGATGCGGCTGGCGCTTACGGGCCTCGGCGCGGGCCCCGACCTGATGCTGACCATGCAGATTATCGGAAAAGCCGAAGTCATCAGCCGACTGGAAGCGGCTTTGTCGCAACTTTAA
- a CDS encoding Rid family detoxifying hydrolase, producing the protein MSKEIVYTDQAPAPIGPYNQAVKVTTACGSTTLYVSGQVAIELAPLGDIQAETQKVMENVGAILRAGNMDYANVVKATIFVKDMNNFAAINEVYGRFFTSDFPARETVEVARLPKDVNVEISVIAVN; encoded by the coding sequence ATGTCTAAAGAAATTGTTTATACGGACCAGGCCCCCGCTCCGATTGGGCCTTACAATCAGGCTGTGAAAGTAACTACGGCCTGTGGCAGCACAACACTCTATGTATCAGGGCAGGTTGCCATTGAGTTGGCCCCGCTGGGTGATATCCAGGCTGAGACCCAAAAAGTAATGGAGAACGTGGGCGCCATTCTGCGGGCAGGCAACATGGATTATGCCAACGTAGTTAAGGCGACCATCTTCGTAAAAGATATGAACAACTTCGCGGCCATCAATGAGGTCTACGGCCGCTTTTTCACGAGCGATTTCCCGGCTCGCGAAACCGTCGAAGTTGCCCGATTACCCAAAGACGTCAACGTCGAAATTTCAGTCATCGCAGTTAATTGA
- a CDS encoding TIGR04282 family arsenosugar biosynthesis glycosyltransferase, which produces MATHHLIIFVKNPIPGTVKTRIARTVGNDRAVQVYRHLLQHTQQITRYTPYTKAVYYADFINPGDGWNGYEKALQVGDDLGERMANAFREQFAARAEKIVIIGSDCLTITEDHLAQAFRALDQADVVIGPATDGGYYLLGMKRLHDDLFIDMPWSQPDLLDRTKALLAANGQTVALLPELTDIDEWADYERYA; this is translated from the coding sequence ATGGCTACCCACCATCTGATAATCTTTGTTAAGAACCCAATTCCCGGCACTGTCAAGACCCGAATCGCCCGAACCGTGGGTAACGACCGCGCCGTTCAGGTCTACCGGCACCTGCTTCAGCATACGCAACAGATTACCCGCTATACGCCTTATACAAAGGCTGTTTACTACGCCGATTTTATCAACCCCGGTGATGGCTGGAATGGTTATGAAAAAGCACTGCAAGTGGGCGACGACCTCGGCGAGCGCATGGCTAATGCGTTCCGGGAACAGTTTGCCGCCCGCGCCGAGAAGATCGTTATCATCGGTAGCGATTGCCTGACCATTACGGAAGATCATCTGGCGCAGGCGTTTCGGGCGCTTGATCAGGCCGATGTAGTAATCGGCCCCGCTACCGACGGCGGTTATTATCTGCTGGGCATGAAACGTCTCCACGATGATTTGTTTATAGACATGCCCTGGAGCCAGCCTGATCTACTGGACCGCACCAAAGCGCTGCTGGCTGCCAACGGGCAAACCGTTGCGCTCCTGCCCGAGCTGACGGATATTGACGAATGGGCTGACTATGAACGATACGCATAG